AGTGCAAATCGATAATCGGCATCTTGGCCATCTGCATCCATCCCTTGTACTAATTTCCTTTGAGAACACTACCTATTCTGTTAATTTTAAGGTAATGTATTTTGGAGAGCGAATCCAATAAATTATTGCAATAAGTCTCTTCAGAAAACATTATCGAGGCATTTCGCTTTCACACTGTGAAACGCGTAAACTTTCCTGCGCGTTTAAAAATTCTCATAATGGAGCCACTACTCATGAACATGGAGCAAATGGAAGCATTCATCTTTGTCGCCCTAACCGGGAGCTTCAGCAAAACCGCTGATTTGCTCTATCTATCACAGCCCACGGTCAGCATGCGAATCAAGGCACTCGAGACAACTTTGGGCTGCAAGTTGTTTCAACGAACGGGTCATACGATTTCTCTTACAAAAGAAGGCGATCTGTTCCTTCCCTATGCGAAAAACATCATACACATGCTGCAAGAGGGGCAGCAAGCGATTCAACGATCGCAAGGCGATGTAGAGGGAGAATTGACTATCTCCACCGTTTTTGTCTCCGCCTTTTACATTTTGCCTGACCTCATCCAGCAATTCCAGCAGTTGTACCCCAAAATCAAACTGACGATCCTCACCGGACATTCCCATCAGGTGCTCGATATGGTTCTGAACCACGAGGTGTCATTTGGAATTGCTCGGGCCGTTACCCATCCACAGATTAACCGGATTCAGCTGATGCCGGATGACATGGTCTTAGCGATTTATCCCGACCATACATTTGGATTCCGCCATCAGGTTTCCATTGAAGAAGTCGCACGCGAACGACTGATCTTGTTCAATCGGGGCTCGCTCGACTGGAAGATGATCAATAATGCGTTCAGCCATTTTCAGCTACAAAACAATGTCGTCATGGAGGCTGACAACATCGAGGTCGTGAAACGGATGGTCAAACAACGGCTGGGCATCGCCTTTTTGCCTCGGTTTGCCATCTCCAAAGACTTGGACGAAGGAGAGCTCCAGGAAGTAGACGTCTTGAATCTGCCGCAAATCAACCGGAACTTCGAGCTGATTTACCTCAAGGATACACCTGTTCACGGGATAATGCGTACGTTTATCGACTTTTTGATGCAGAGCAAAGCCTTGCAGCAGTAGGGAGAAACGGAAGATGCCCTTTAAGACACCTGCGCAGAATCCATCAAAAATGCTGGTCCTCCTGGAGAGGAATTGGATGAAAAAAAGCCGATATTCATTACAGTAGTAGAGAATATCGGCTTTTTTTCATGATCGAGGGTTTTCCCTGTATAAAGAAAATAATCGAGTAGCTTTTATTTAGAAATAGTTCATACTCATTGCTTCACGTATCTCTTGCATTGTTTCTTTTGCTACAAGGCGTGCTTTTTCTGTACCGACATAAGAATTTCATCGACCTTTTTTGGGTGCTCGCAATCTCGTTCGAATGATCATCTCCGCCGTCACGACAAGTCCAATCATGGCGGCATAAACACCGATTGTGTAGCTGAGCTCATACGGCAAACCTACCACCTTCTCTACGATCAGCTTCACGAGATGAATCAGCATGTTGGTGAACAAGAAGACGAAACTCCGGACCATCCATTCCTTATGCTTCATGACTTGACGCTTTTTAATTTTGACGAGCGCCGTAATGGTGATAGCTGGCCAGATGATGTTCAATAAATGGAAGGGCCAACTCGCCACTTTTCCGCCTGTTACATAAGGAGCCATATATCCCGATGTGACTACCACAACCAACACACTAAACAGATAAACATAGCCTGTTACTTTATGTAGCTTGCGGTTCTTAGCGAGCAGCTTGTCCGAAAAATTAGCCACTCCACAGACCAGCGCAATCAGGGCGAAAAACAAATGGACATACATGACCGTAAGCCAGATCGATGTGTTCATTCGCTCTTTGTTGTAATCAGATTTGTGACTGAGAAAGCCTTTCGCTTCTGGATCGATGATAAAATTTTGCACAAGCGCATACGTGATCGCCAGACAAGCGACGAAAATGACAATCGAATACGGTTTGATACGGTTCATCCTGCCACACAACCCTTTGTCGGATTTTTTGATACCGAACGGTTCGGTCTCTTTTTGATTTTACTTGAATGCCTTCTTTCGTACACGAGAGAAATGTTACAATAACTTGGACGAATATAGACCGTGTTGGCCGAATGAAAGGACTATCGCAATGCGAAAAGGCGAAAAAACAAAGCTGCATATTATCCAGAAGTCAGCAGAGCTGTTTAATCAAAACGGTTATACAGGAACCTCCATGCAAGACATCATGGATGCCACGGGACTTACCAAAGGCGCCCTCTACAGAGGTTTTGCCAGTAAAGATGAAATTGCAATCGAGGCCTTCAAATATGCTGGTGAAATATTGAATGAACATTTTGCGGCTGCGCTAGAAAAACAGGACACAGCCACTGCAAAACTCGTAGCCATGGCAAAGGTATATTCTGATGCAGTAAACAATCCCCCGCTCCAAGGCGGCTGCCCGCTTCTCAACACTGCCGTCGAAAGTGACCATTCGTTCCCTGTTCTTCGCGATTATGCCGTCGCCGCTTACCAAGAGACCATTTCGTTCATGCAGGGATTGCTGGAAGAAGGAATCGCCCAGGGAGAATTTCGTTCCGACGTGGACGCAGAAGCAGTCGCTTCGGTTATCTTCTCTTCCATTGAAGGGGCCATAATGGCAAGCAGACTCACCCGCGATAACAAGCATGTCCATTTTGCCATCAAGCATATTGAGCAGCTTTTACAGACATACAGACTCTAGCAAAAAGAAAAGAGCAGTCGCGCAGGATGTGATACACCTGCCTACCTGCTCTTTTTTCGTGGAATTTTCCTGCTACTTTCTATTTGATGTAGTGTACTTTTTCATGTCCAAGCAATGCTTCCAGCACTTGCTGTACTTTCACGCCTGTCTCAAACGTAACCAGTCGGGCATCTCCACCATTCATCGCAATGGACAGCTCATCCAACAGCAGGGAGAGACGGTCTTGCTGTGGAACTTCAGCCGGAACAAGCGCTTCGCCGTGTCCACCCACAAACAGATTGCTCCAGTTCACGACACTCAACGTCCCTTTTGACCCGTACACGCGATAATCCAAATGCTCCTCATGCGCGATACCGGCTAAGCCATTGATCGTAACCGGAGTTCCATCTGGCAGACGCAGGAAGGCCGATACACCCGTCTCGCATAACGCAGGATCTGCTGGATAGTCTAGCTCAGAGCGGACTACATGTAGGTCTCCGAAGAGCGCGTAAGTCAGATGAGTGAAATGAGGGAGCACTTCACGGATGAAACCGCCTTGCTCACGTCCAGCCAGCCAAGGTGTCTGCTGCCACGGACGCGGCCACTGGTGAAAATGCGTCAGGATATCGATGCGGCGGACATCTCCGATTTCGTCGAGTCTGCGGGAGAGCTCAGGAAAAATGCCTTGATAAAAGAGCGGGAAGTTCATCGCATGGACAACCCCTGCGTCATTTGCTGCTTCCAACATCTCTTGCGCTTCTGTCAACGAATTGGCCAACGGCTTTTCGCAGAGCAAATGCTTTTTATGCGCCAGGACATCCAGAGCAATCGCGTGATGGAATTTGGGAGGGACAGCCAAATAGATGACGTCCAGCTCTACTTTTTTCAATAATTCCTTATAATCTGTGTACCAAGGCACATCGCCGGACTTTTGCGCGGCTTCCTGTGCTCTTTCCGCAGATACATCACTCACTGCGGCTACTCGAAATTTTTCGTGGGTACGGATCGCGTTCATCATGCGTTCGCCCATGACTCCTGCGCCAATAACCCCAACGTTCCATTTCACTTGGTCCATCTACATTTCCTCTCTTCCTGGTGAATGTTCGTCTTCGTGCCTCTACCCCTTTCTCCATTGATCTGAACATTCCTTCTGGATGACCACGACGATGTTGCATGACGGAAGAAAACAGCTAGAGAACCGGTGTACCAACCATGCTCCCTAGCTGTTTCTTTATCCAACTGCTTCGTTATCCAATGTGCAAGCCAAATGTTTTTTCTCCGAACGAAACCGTCTCCATATCCATTGCTTTTGCAAAAGACACGTCCGAAACAAGTACACTCTCACGTAAAACATGAGCAAAACGCTCCAATGCTGCTCGTAGCTCATCGTCCACATCCAGTGTGAGCTGGACTCGTTTATCGATGGGCAAATCCAGCTTTTTGCGTGCATCCTGAATGACGCGGATGACTTCACGAACCAAGCCCTCTTGCTCAAGCTCTTCTGTGAGTGTCGTATTCAAGGCCACATGAAGCTGATAGCCGGATGCAGAAGCGAAGCCTTGCTTCCCTTGTTTTTCCACGAGCAGCTCATCTAGCGTAACCCGCACACTCTCGCCTGCGACCTCCACATCCAAATAGCCATCTTCTACTGCCTTCTGTGCATCGGCTGCGTTCAATTCTTTTAGATACCCTTGAATTGGTCCAACGAGCTTGCCGTATTTTTTCCCAGCTACCTTCAAGTTGAGCTTGAAATGATACGTTACGAAGCTGCTGTCGCTTTGCTCCACCCGAATGTTTTTGACATTGATCTCGTCTTCGATAATGCCAGCAAAACGCTCGAGATGAAATGGCTGCTCCATCGATACGATCAGCTCGGACAGAGGCTGTCTGGTCTTGAGTCCAGTTTCGTTGCGGACATTTCGCGCCAGCTCCACGATGTTTCGTGCGGTTTCCATGTCCCGCTCAAGGGTTTCGTCGATTGCATCTGTGTCCACCTTCGGATAGTCAGTCAAATGAACACTGCCTTCTCCCCCCAGATTGCCATACATATCTTCCGCGATCAACGGCGCGTATGGTGCGATCATCTTCGCCAGCGTCAGCAACACTTCGCGCAGAGTCTGGTAAGCCGATACTTTGTCAGGCGTCATCCCGCTGCTCCAGAAGCGATCCCGCGAACGACGGATGTACCAGTTGCTCAGCTCGTCGACAAACGCTTCTATATGCCCCGCCGGATTCATGAAATCATAGGTTTCCAGACCTTTTACTACGTGCTGCAAGGTGGTATTCAAGCGGGAAAGTATCCAACGATCTAATTCATTTACAGGTGGTTGCGGCGGATGCTCTTCTGGTTTGAATGCATCGATCAAGGCGTATAACGAATAAAAAGCATGCGTGTTATGGATCGTATCGATCACTTTGTACTTCGCCTCGGCGACGATCCGCTTGGAGAACCGCTTGCTGCTCCACGGCGCACTGTCAGACAAGAGCGCCCATCTGAACGCATCTGCACCGAACTCCTCGATAACCTCCCACGGATCGATCCCGTTTCCTTTGCTTTTGGACATCTTTTGACCGTGTTCATCCAAAACGTGACCCGTAGAGATGACCGCCTTGTAAGGCGCTTTTCCGTTATACAGAGTAGAAACTGCCAACAAGCTGAAGAACCAGCCCCGCGTCTGATCGATTCCTTCCGAAATGATGTCGGCAGGGTACTGCTCCTCGAATACCTTTTCGTCGCCAAATGGATGATGGTACTGAGCAAACGGCATCGAGCCGCTGTCGAACCACACATCAATGACCTCAGGAGTCCGTTCCATCGTTCCGCCGCAAGAGCAACGCAGCTTCACCTCATCCACAAACGGCTTGTGCAGCTCCAGCTTTTCGTCGATTGGTGCCACAGATTTCTCACGCAACTCTTTTACACTGCCTGGCGCATATTCACTGCCACAATCCTGACAAAGCCATAGATTGAGCGGCGTCCCCCAATACCGATTGCGGCTGATATTCCAGTCTACGAGCTCTTCGAGGAATTTCCCGAAGCGCCCTTCACGCAGGTGGCCCGGATACCAGTCGATCTTGCTGTTGTTTTCGATCAGCTGATCCTTGATCGCTGTCGTTTTGATGAACCAGCTCTCCATCGCGTAGTAGAGCAGTGGCGATTTGCAGCGCCAGCAAAACGGATAGCTATGATCGTAACGCTCCTTGGAAAACAGCAGACCGCGATGTGACAGGTCTTTTACGATATCTATGTCGCAATCCTTAACGAAGCGGCCCGCGAAATCCGAGATTTGATCAGTATAGCGGCCAGCCAAATTCACGACGTTCACGAAATCAAGTCCATGCTGACGGGTCGTGCGATAGTCATCCTCCCCATGCGCTGGCGCAGTATGCACGATGCCCGTTCCGCTCGTATCACTGACATAGTCCGCATCGACAACGATATGCCCATGGTTTACCTTGAGATAGCCAAAAGGCGGCTCATACGGGGTACCAACGAATTCTGCCCCTTTGTGCGTGGACAAAACCTCGCAGCCTTCCTTGAAGACTTTCTCCACGAGATTTTTTGCAACGACGTACACTTCATCCTTGTGCTTGACCCGCACGTAATCGAGCTCTTTATTGACAGCCAAAGCCGCGTTGGCGGGAAGTGTCCATGGTGTCGTCGTCCACGCAAGAAAGATATCGTCGCTTGTCTTGCTTTTAAATTTGACCGTCGCACTCAAGTCCTTCACGTCTTCATAGCCTTGCGCCACTTCATGGGAGCTAAGCGTCGTCTGGCAATCCGGGCAATACGGACTGACACGATGTCCTTTGTACAGCAGTTCTTTTTTATGAATGTCAGAAAGGATGTGCCAGACGCTTTCGATGTAGTCGTTGGTCAAGGTGACGTATGGATGCTCCATATCTGTCCAGTAAGCGATTCCTTCCGTCAGCTCGCGCCATTGTTTTTCATACTCGAAGACGCTGTTTTTGCACTCCTCGACGAACTTGGCCACTCCGTAGTTTTCGATCTCCTGCTTGCCGGAAATACCGAGTCGCTTTTCCACCCCGAGTTCTACCGGGAGACCATGCGTATCCCAGCCTGCTTTGCGGACGACACGGTAGCCAGACATCGTTTTGTAGCGTCCGATAAAATCCTTGATGACCCGTCCGAGCACATGACCGATATGCGGCTGTCCGTTGGCGGTCGGAGGCCCTTCATAAAAGACGAAATTAGGCTTTCCCAGCCGATTGTCCATCGACTTGCGGAATGTATCGTCTTTCCTCCACTGATCCAAAACGCGTAACTCTCGTGTCCTTGCTTTTTCTTTTACGTCTACTTTCCTCATCATGTACACTCCTTCTTCTATAGTTTGCGTAGAAGTGTAGGTTCATAGAACGCAAAAAAATCCCGCCCCCTAAGGGACGAGATTTGATCTCGCGATACCACCCTTGTTCCGAAATCTCCATGCAAGCATGTCATTTCGGCACCTCTAC
The window above is part of the Brevibacillus antibioticus genome. Proteins encoded here:
- a CDS encoding LysR family transcriptional regulator — protein: MNMEQMEAFIFVALTGSFSKTADLLYLSQPTVSMRIKALETTLGCKLFQRTGHTISLTKEGDLFLPYAKNIIHMLQEGQQAIQRSQGDVEGELTISTVFVSAFYILPDLIQQFQQLYPKIKLTILTGHSHQVLDMVLNHEVSFGIARAVTHPQINRIQLMPDDMVLAIYPDHTFGFRHQVSIEEVARERLILFNRGSLDWKMINNAFSHFQLQNNVVMEADNIEVVKRMVKQRLGIAFLPRFAISKDLDEGELQEVDVLNLPQINRNFELIYLKDTPVHGIMRTFIDFLMQSKALQQ
- a CDS encoding DUF2306 domain-containing protein; translated protein: MNRIKPYSIVIFVACLAITYALVQNFIIDPEAKGFLSHKSDYNKERMNTSIWLTVMYVHLFFALIALVCGVANFSDKLLAKNRKLHKVTGYVYLFSVLVVVVTSGYMAPYVTGGKVASWPFHLLNIIWPAITITALVKIKKRQVMKHKEWMVRSFVFLFTNMLIHLVKLIVEKVVGLPYELSYTIGVYAAMIGLVVTAEMIIRTRLRAPKKGR
- a CDS encoding TetR/AcrR family transcriptional regulator → MRKGEKTKLHIIQKSAELFNQNGYTGTSMQDIMDATGLTKGALYRGFASKDEIAIEAFKYAGEILNEHFAAALEKQDTATAKLVAMAKVYSDAVNNPPLQGGCPLLNTAVESDHSFPVLRDYAVAAYQETISFMQGLLEEGIAQGEFRSDVDAEAVASVIFSSIEGAIMASRLTRDNKHVHFAIKHIEQLLQTYRL
- a CDS encoding Gfo/Idh/MocA family protein, with amino-acid sequence MDQVKWNVGVIGAGVMGERMMNAIRTHEKFRVAAVSDVSAERAQEAAQKSGDVPWYTDYKELLKKVELDVIYLAVPPKFHHAIALDVLAHKKHLLCEKPLANSLTEAQEMLEAANDAGVVHAMNFPLFYQGIFPELSRRLDEIGDVRRIDILTHFHQWPRPWQQTPWLAGREQGGFIREVLPHFTHLTYALFGDLHVVRSELDYPADPALCETGVSAFLRLPDGTPVTINGLAGIAHEEHLDYRVYGSKGTLSVVNWSNLFVGGHGEALVPAEVPQQDRLSLLLDELSIAMNGGDARLVTFETGVKVQQVLEALLGHEKVHYIK
- the ileS gene encoding isoleucine--tRNA ligase, with the translated sequence MRKVDVKEKARTRELRVLDQWRKDDTFRKSMDNRLGKPNFVFYEGPPTANGQPHIGHVLGRVIKDFIGRYKTMSGYRVVRKAGWDTHGLPVELGVEKRLGISGKQEIENYGVAKFVEECKNSVFEYEKQWRELTEGIAYWTDMEHPYVTLTNDYIESVWHILSDIHKKELLYKGHRVSPYCPDCQTTLSSHEVAQGYEDVKDLSATVKFKSKTSDDIFLAWTTTPWTLPANAALAVNKELDYVRVKHKDEVYVVAKNLVEKVFKEGCEVLSTHKGAEFVGTPYEPPFGYLKVNHGHIVVDADYVSDTSGTGIVHTAPAHGEDDYRTTRQHGLDFVNVVNLAGRYTDQISDFAGRFVKDCDIDIVKDLSHRGLLFSKERYDHSYPFCWRCKSPLLYYAMESWFIKTTAIKDQLIENNSKIDWYPGHLREGRFGKFLEELVDWNISRNRYWGTPLNLWLCQDCGSEYAPGSVKELREKSVAPIDEKLELHKPFVDEVKLRCSCGGTMERTPEVIDVWFDSGSMPFAQYHHPFGDEKVFEEQYPADIISEGIDQTRGWFFSLLAVSTLYNGKAPYKAVISTGHVLDEHGQKMSKSKGNGIDPWEVIEEFGADAFRWALLSDSAPWSSKRFSKRIVAEAKYKVIDTIHNTHAFYSLYALIDAFKPEEHPPQPPVNELDRWILSRLNTTLQHVVKGLETYDFMNPAGHIEAFVDELSNWYIRRSRDRFWSSGMTPDKVSAYQTLREVLLTLAKMIAPYAPLIAEDMYGNLGGEGSVHLTDYPKVDTDAIDETLERDMETARNIVELARNVRNETGLKTRQPLSELIVSMEQPFHLERFAGIIEDEINVKNIRVEQSDSSFVTYHFKLNLKVAGKKYGKLVGPIQGYLKELNAADAQKAVEDGYLDVEVAGESVRVTLDELLVEKQGKQGFASASGYQLHVALNTTLTEELEQEGLVREVIRVIQDARKKLDLPIDKRVQLTLDVDDELRAALERFAHVLRESVLVSDVSFAKAMDMETVSFGEKTFGLHIG